The genomic stretch ACAGAGTATGTTCCATAATCACCATCTGGAAGATGTTTTCCACCAATAATTTTCACATTATCTCCGATATAACAGTTTTTATCCAGTATCGCTTTCTCAATATAGCAGTATTTTCCGATTCCCATATTAGGACGACCTCCTCTATCATTAAGAACGATTTCTGTGGTATTTTGATAGAAATCGGCTCCCATAACGTAGGAATTGACGATAGTACTGCCTTTATCTATTCTAGTTCTGTTTCCAATCACCGAATTTTCAATTTTGTCTGCCATGATGATACATCCATCTCCAAAAACGGCTTTACTTACATAAGAACCGTTGATTTTTGATGGCGGAAGCATTCTCGCTCTTGTATAAATTGGAGAGGAGGAAAATAGGTTGAACTGCGGAAGGTCCAGACAGAGATCCAGATTGGCTTCGTAGAATGACTCTATAGTTCCGATATCTGTCCAATATCCTTCATATTGATAGCTTAACGTTTTATATTTTCCAATGGAACTTGGTATAATATCTTTTCCGAAATCATCGCCAGCTCCTTCTTCGAACATTTTCTTCAGAATAGTCTTCGTAAAGATATAAATTCCCATGGAAGCCAAAAACTCTTTCCCTTTATGCTTATTGTCATCTGAAACTTCGGATTTCAATCCTTCCAACATTTCATAACCTGGTTTTTCATAGAAAGAAGTGATATTTCCGTCATCATCGGATTTTAAAATTCCAAAACCGGTTGCATCTTTAGCATTCACAGGAATGGTTGCAATCGTCAGATCACCTCCTTTTTCAATATGAAAATCCAACATTTCCCTAAAATCCATCTGATAAAGTTGGTCTCCTGAAAGAATGAGGATATAGTCATAATCATATTTCTCAAGGTGTTTCATCGACTGGCGCACTGCATCTGCAGTTCCCTGGTACCAGCTCTCATTTTCCACATTCTGCTCAGCAGCCAGAATATCTACAAACCCCTTACTGAAAATATCAAAGTGATAAGAATTCTTAATATGTGAATTCAGGGAAGCTGAATTAAACTGGGTCAGTACCAGGATTTTATTTAATCCTGAGTTCAGGCAGTTTGAAATAGGAATATCCACCAGCCTGTATTTTCCTGCAATAGGAACTGCCGGTTTTGATCTGGTATACGTTAACGGGAATAATCTTGTTCCTCTGCCACCACCCAATACAATAGAGATTACATTTGGATTCATAAATATATTGCGTTTTTTATTTTATTAAGTTTACTGTTCTTTTCTTAGTGTTTTACGCTAAAACAAATATTATTTTCATATTTAAGTTTCTGGTTAATTACCGCTACTTACTCTTGCCTCCTGATCTATATTATCAATAGGAATATTATGATCTCTAAGCTTGCTTCTGAAGAGTTTATTTAACAATGAGCACATCCATTACATCCGTTCGCTTCATCCTGAAATTCTTCACGTCCCTGATTATGTCTTACATTTCACCTTTTTCCATATCTTTTTTCAATGGCTGCGCGGGTTTTTATTGGAAAGAGATAATTTTTTCCTGTTTCATCAACAATTATACAGCCTTCTGCATATACCCTTTTTATTTTCGCTTTTCTGAGACATCATTCGGCGGCCTCTTCCCCATAGATATCTTTAAACCCTGCTCCATATAACCCAAAATATCTCTTACGAAGTCCGTCATCTTTCTTTTTACTACAAGACCATAGTATTATGATGTATAAAAAAGAAAAAATCGTGTCATATCAGCGATTATATAAAGCTATATATTTTTCTGCAGATTTCTCCCATGCAAAGTCAAAATTCATATTGGCATGAATCAGTTCTTCCATCATTCCTTTCTGATTGTAGATTCCAATCGCCCTGTTCATCGCATGTACAATATCATCTACGCCTGGATATGTAAAATTGAGCCCTGCTCCACCCGTTGAAATATCTTCTACAGTATCTTTCAATCCACCGGTATATCTTACAACCGGAACGGTTCCGTATCTCATAGAATACATCTGATTCAGTCCACAAGGCTCTACTCTTGAAGGCATCAGCAGGAAATCGGCTGAGGCATAAATTTTATGAGAAAGGTATTCCTTATAGCCTACA from Chryseobacterium indologenes encodes the following:
- a CDS encoding glucose-1-phosphate adenylyltransferase yields the protein MNPNVISIVLGGGRGTRLFPLTYTRSKPAVPIAGKYRLVDIPISNCLNSGLNKILVLTQFNSASLNSHIKNSYHFDIFSKGFVDILAAEQNVENESWYQGTADAVRQSMKHLEKYDYDYILILSGDQLYQMDFREMLDFHIEKGGDLTIATIPVNAKDATGFGILKSDDDGNITSFYEKPGYEMLEGLKSEVSDDNKHKGKEFLASMGIYIFTKTILKKMFEEGAGDDFGKDIIPSSIGKYKTLSYQYEGYWTDIGTIESFYEANLDLCLDLPQFNLFSSSPIYTRARMLPPSKINGSYVSKAVFGDGCIIMADKIENSVIGNRTRIDKGSTIVNSYVMGADFYQNTTEIVLNDRGGRPNMGIGKYCYIEKAILDKNCYIGDNVKIIGGKHLPDGDYGTYSVQDGIVVVKKGAVLAPGTHIG